CAGGACGAGTGAGCGCATGCCCACATCATCCTCTGGTTGTCAGCGGCCCAACTCACCAGTAACTTGTCTTCACCGCCACATCGTCGAGGTCGTCGAGTCCCGGGCCACCCCCCGCGGGTCGAAGAGCTCACCAGCTCAGGACAGGACCCAGATGACCTCCTTCACCACCCGTGCCGTCGCTGCCGCGACCCTCGCGGTCGCCGTCACGCTCCCGCTCGCCGGCCAGGCCAGCGCCGACCGCACCGACGTGCCTGGCACGGCCGGAGCCAAGACCCTCACCAACACCCCCGAGCCGGCCCGCGACCCCTTCTACGAGCCGCCGGCCACCATCCCCTCGACGCCGGGCACGCTCATCCGGTCAGAGCCGGCACCGCTGCTCCTGGACCCGCTGGGCCTGTCCGAGAACGTGGTCACCGCGACCCGCGTCATGTACTCCTCGACCGACGGCAAGGGCCGCGCGATCGCCGTGACCGGCACGGTCTTCGTGCCCAGGGCGACGTACGTCGGCAGGTCCGCCCGTCCGCTGGTCTCGTACGCGGCCGGGACGCAGGGCATGGGTGATGCCTGTGCACCGTCGAAGCAGATGGAGAACCTCGTCGAGTACGAAGGCCTGGGCATCGCACCGCTGGTCGGCCGCGGGTACGCCGTCTCGATGACGGACTACCAGGGCCTGGGCACACCGGGGACGCACACCTACATGGTCCGCGAGGCGCAGGGCCGCGCCGTGCTCGACATGGCGCGCGCCACCAAGAACCTCAAGGGCAGTGGCATCACCAATGCCAACCCGATCGGTCTCATGGGCTACTCGCAGGGTGGCGGGGCGGCCGCCGCCGCGGCCGAGCTCGCCAGCAGCTACGCCCCGGAGCTGCCCATCAAGGGTTCGGCGATCGGTGCCCCGCCTGCCGACCTGGCCAAGGTCGGCAAGAACATCGACGGCTCGCTCTACTTCGCCTTCGCGACCTTCGCCCTGCTGGGCGTCGCCCAGTCCGAGGGGATCGACCCCAACCCCTACCTCAACGCCGAGGGCCAGAAGCTGGCTGCGGGGGTCGAGAACAAGTGCGTCTTCGACCTCTTCGAGTACGCCTTCAAGGACTCGGGCACGTACACCGTGAGCGGCAAGAAGCTGTCCGAGCTGCTCGACGAGCAGCCCTTCCGGGCAGCGGTCGAGCGACAGCGGATCGGCAAGATCAAGCCCAACGCCCCGGTCGTCATCAACCACGCCATCGGTGACGACACCATCCCCTACGCGGTGGGCAAGCAGCTCGGCAGCGACTGGTGCGACAAGGGCGCGCGAGTGACCTTCAACGCCGGCCTCATCCCGACGCACGTCGGGGGCATGCTGCCGCACGTCGCGAAGTCGATGGTCTTCTTCGAGGACCGCTTCGCCGGACGCAACCAGCCGAACAGCTGCTGGCGGCTCTGACCGGCACCACGCGAAGGGAGCGACACCGATCACCGGTGCCGCTCCCTTCGTCAGGTGCGGCCGTCGCCGTTGCCGGTCTGCCCGAAGGAGTCGGCGTAGCTGGTCGTCGTCGGCGACGGCGCGCCGGTGGACGGCGCGTCGGTGGGCGTGGACGACCCGGTCAGGACGGCCGAGGTCACAGCGGGGTCGGCGCCCGAGCCGAGTCGGCCGTGGTCGACGACGACGGTGAGGCTGCGTGACCCGTCGGAGTAGGTGACCTCGCTGCTGCCGGCGTACTCGGTCGTCGACGCACGCCTCCAGCTGGGGCCCCCCGCGGGCATCTGACCGAAGAGGGCGCTCACGGCGGCAGCGGTGCCATAGGTGGCTGCCGAGGCGCGGTCCCCCCGCCCCCACGCACGGATGAAGGCGTCGGCGTAGTCGCCCGGGCGGCTCGGCCGCGCCTCGTCGTCGGGGGACGTGCTGCTGCTCGGGCTGGACGTCTGCGTCCCCGTCGGCGACGAGGTCGATGTCGAGGTCGATGACGGGGTGCCGGACGTCGAGGACGCCGACGCCGACGACGCGGACGAGGAGGTGGAGGAGGACGACGCGGCGGGTGAGGTCGTGGTCCGCGGGCCGCGCGTCGACGACGGGGAGCTGGTCACCGTCTGGGTCGTCGGGGCGTTGCTCGTCGAGCTGGAGTAGGTGACGGTGACCGTCTCGGGTCCGGGAGGCGTGCCCTCGGAGCGCGCGGAGCACCCGGTCACGACGACCGTCACGGCCACGATGCACAGGGACCCTCGGAAATACCTCACACCTGCGATCGTAGTGCGGTCCAGCGACCGTGCATGGGCCATCGTGCTCAGCTCTGCGCGC
The genomic region above belongs to Janibacter limosus and contains:
- a CDS encoding lipase family protein, which translates into the protein MTSFTTRAVAAATLAVAVTLPLAGQASADRTDVPGTAGAKTLTNTPEPARDPFYEPPATIPSTPGTLIRSEPAPLLLDPLGLSENVVTATRVMYSSTDGKGRAIAVTGTVFVPRATYVGRSARPLVSYAAGTQGMGDACAPSKQMENLVEYEGLGIAPLVGRGYAVSMTDYQGLGTPGTHTYMVREAQGRAVLDMARATKNLKGSGITNANPIGLMGYSQGGGAAAAAAELASSYAPELPIKGSAIGAPPADLAKVGKNIDGSLYFAFATFALLGVAQSEGIDPNPYLNAEGQKLAAGVENKCVFDLFEYAFKDSGTYTVSGKKLSELLDEQPFRAAVERQRIGKIKPNAPVVINHAIGDDTIPYAVGKQLGSDWCDKGARVTFNAGLIPTHVGGMLPHVAKSMVFFEDRFAGRNQPNSCWRL